From Papaver somniferum cultivar HN1 unplaced genomic scaffold, ASM357369v1 unplaced-scaffold_99, whole genome shotgun sequence, the proteins below share one genomic window:
- the LOC113346311 gene encoding flavonol synthase/flavanone 3-hydroxylase-like, giving the protein MSSTIDEKSVDKESISDLPKHFLRSENERPECSQAIEGIQVPVISLSQPNKDVLVHELSKACNEWGIFALTDHGIPQSLLEQLRFVGEEFFKLSEEEKQKHASNPSSGNFEGYATKMVRNYGDKIEWVDYYFHLMHPPCKVNHQTWPEHPPSYRNVTEEYTKEVLRVNFTILELLSEGLGLEDKSILKSKLGGDEIELEMKINMYPPCPQPQLVLGVEPHTDMSALTILVPNDVPGLQVWKDGNWIAVGCLPNALYVHIGDQIEVLSNGKCKSVLHRSLVNEERTRMSWAVFSTPPQDAIIGPIESLVNDENPSKYSSKTFAEYRYRKINRLPQ; this is encoded by the exons ATGAGCTCCACAATTGATGAGAAAAGTGTGGATAAAGAAAGTATTTCCGATCTGCCAAAACATTTTTTGCGCTCCGAAAATGAGAGGCCGGAGTGTAGCCAAGCTATCGAGGGAATTCAAGTGCCCGTAATCTCGTTATCtcaaccaaataaagatgtattagttcatgaactttcaaaaGCATGCAATGAATGGGGAATTTTTGCTCTTACTGATCATGGAATCCCGCAATCTCTCCTTGAGCAGCTTCGATTTGTAGGCGAGGAGTTCTTTAAGCTGAGTGAAGAAGAGAAACAGAAGCATGCAAGTAATCCTTCCTCGGGAAATTTCGAAGGCTATGCGACCAAGATGGTTAGGAATTATGGCGACAAGATTGAATGGGTAGATTACTATTTCCATCTTATGCATCCTCCTTGCAAGGTTAACCATCAAACTTGGCCGGAACACCCTCCTTCGTACAG GAACGTGACAGAAGAATATACTAAGGAAGTTTTGAGAGTGAATTTCACAATTCTTGAGTTGCTTTCTGAGGGGCTTGGTTTAGAGGATAAAAGCATTCTGAAGAGTAAGTTGGGAGGGGATGAAATAGAGTTAGAGATGAAGATAAATATGTATCCACCCTGTCCACAACCTCaattggttttaggagttgaacCCCATACTGATATGTCTGCTCTCACCATTCTCGTCCCAAACGATGTCCCTGGCCTCCAAGTCTGGAAGGATGGCAACTGGATTGCCGTAGGTTGCTTGCCAAATGCTCTTTATGTGCACATTGGTGATCAAATTGAG GTGTTAAGCAACGGTAAATGCAAGAGTGTCCTACACAGGAGCTTAGTGAACGAGGAACGTACGCGTATGTCATGGGCGGTATTCTCAACACCACCACAGGATGCGATTATTGGCCCTATTGAGTCACTGGTGAACGATGAGAACCCATCCAAGTATTCCAGCAAAACCTTTGCTGAGTATCGTTACCGCAAGATCAATAGACTCCCACAATAG
- the LOC113346403 gene encoding uncharacterized protein LOC113346403 — MDLRILISSSLVAALVLLSSIHNFYKAEGRIVSEEEDLELETQLKILNKPPTKTIVATNGDIVDCIDIYRQLAFNNPLLKNHKHKATNGDIVDCIDIYRQLAFNNPLLKNHKHKATNGDIVDCIDIYRQLAFNNPLLKNHKHKIKRIIKQELLLDGANASSKSISALEHYYNESHCPFGTVPVIRTTKKQLVYPELFGDADTLIFAYWTGDGYRKMGCFNMLCSGFVLVNHEIPLGASLANTGRAFLGSRVVRVNSNSKSSYESL; from the exons ATGGACCTTAGGATCTTGATCTCATCCTCACTAGTGGCGGCACTAGTTTTGCTTTCAAGCATTCACAACTTTTATAAAGCAGAAGGTCGCATTGTGTCAGAAGAAGAGGATTTGGAGTTGGAGACACAACTCAAAATTCTTAATAAACCACCGACTAAGACCATTGTT GCTACAAATGGTGATATAGTTGACTGCATAGACATCTACAGACAACTAGCTTTCAATAATCCATTGCTCAAGAATCACAAACACAAG GCTACAAATGGTGATATAGTTGACTGCATAGACATCTACAGACAACTAGCTTTCAATAATCCATTGCTCAAGAATCACAAACACAAG GCTACAAATGGTGATATAGTTGACTGCATAGACATCTACAGACAACTAGCTTTCAATAATCCATTGCTCAAGAATCACAAACACAAG ATAAAACGTATAATCAAACAAGAATTATTACTAGATGGAGCAAATGCATCCAGTAAAAGCATCTCAGCCTTGGAGCATTATTACAATGAAAGTCATTGTCCTTTCGGGACAGTACCAGTAATAAGGACTACAAAGAAGCAGTTG GTATACCCAGAATTATTTGGCGATGCAGATACTCTAATATTTGCTTACTGGACG GGTGACGGGTATAGAAAAATGGGATGCTTCAATATGCTTTGCAGCGGCTTCGTACTAGTTAACCATGAAATTCCGCTTGGTGCATCTCTTGCAAATACCGGAAGAGCATTTCTTGGCTCCAGAGTCGTTCGGGTAAACTCCAACTCTAAATCCTCCTATGAGAGTTTATGA